From a region of the Oncorhynchus keta strain PuntledgeMale-10-30-2019 chromosome 13, Oket_V2, whole genome shotgun sequence genome:
- the LOC118392458 gene encoding fibroblast growth factor 23-like — MEIKKTSGMRNAVLVLLLAVLQGFRQVDALPNPSPLLGSNWGNPRRYVHLQTSSDLNNFYLEISLNGHVSKTTLRSSYSVMLLKAETRERVAILGVKSNRYLCMDALGNPFSSTVCLKEDCLFNHKLLEIHRNVYYSCRTGILLNLEGIKQVYTVGQNLPQTSLFLSEKNTVPLERLLHREKRNWAVDPSDPYNMLGQTEEDSRAMPQLDDTLEVDQEAELPEGRNISRETPQSPSDDPWNVHSLNPPPSPRIMNGMMG; from the exons ATGGAAATAAAAAAGACATCTGGGATGAGGAACGCCGTTCTTGTGCTCTTACTGGCTGTTCTTCAGGGATTTCGACAAGTAGACGCTCTTCCCAACCCATCACCTCTCCTGGGATCCAACTGGGGGAATCCGAGAAGATACGTACACCTGCAGACGTCTTCAGACCTGAACAATTTCTACCTTGAGATCAGTTTAAATGGCCACGTGAGCAAAACTACACTTCGAAGCTCATACA GTGTGATGTTATTGAAGGCGGAAACAAGAGAGCGCGTGGCGATACTTGGAGTCAAAAGTAACCGCTACCTGTGCATGGATGCCCTGGGAAACCCTTTCAGCTCT ACTGTTTGCCTCAAGGAAGACTGCCTTTTTAACCACAAGCTATTGGAAATCCACCGCAACGTGTACTACTCTTGTAGAACTGGTATTCTGCTCAACTTGGAAGGGATAAAGCAAGTGTACACAGTGGGTCAGAATCTACCGCAAACCTCCCTCTTCCTGTCGGAGAAGAACACCGTGCCGCTGGAGCGCCTCTTGCATCGGGAGAAGAGGAACTGGGCGGTTGACCCTTCTGATCCGTACAACATGCTGGGTCAAACGGAGGAGGACTCCCGGGCAATGCCGCAACTGGATGACACCTTGGAGGTGGACCAGGAGGCTGAACTCCCCGAGGGACGCAACATCTCCCGGGAGACCCCTCAGTCTCCCTCCGACGACCCGTGGAACGTGCATTCCCTAAACCCCCCTCCCAGCCCCCGTATCATGAATGGAATGATGGGATAA